From the Cololabis saira isolate AMF1-May2022 chromosome 13, fColSai1.1, whole genome shotgun sequence genome, the window GTGAACCCATGATGGCGAGTGCTCATGAGAAAGATTTTGATCCAGTCTGACATTTACCTTCTACCCTATTCCCATGCATTTGGCAAAGATACTAAACGCCAAGTattgggtgggggtgggggtgggggtggggggagcTGCATATGATTGAGTAACTGGAGGTTGCATCAGACGGCATGTTAAACAGAACCATCACTGAAATTGTTATTGTAAGTTGTTTGAAAAAGCCCCGAATCTCTCGGAACATACTGGGCAGGTGATCGGATGAACCATCAGTCCCCAGAAATATTTTATGAACTAACTTACTTTACCCAATCAAAGTGGGTACATTTTAGAGGCAAACCCGTGGTAAAACCAGCTGGGAGGAACACTAAAATAGGGGAAATTCCtctgtattgtttttctttcaaggACAGTTACTCCCCAGTTCTGACATAACTGGTAAAAGAACATTCACCACTTTAGTGGTTCCAACTGTTGATTGATGTCAAACCTACAGCCTGCCCCTGGCAGTCTAAGGCTTTAAAACAAGTCGCCTCGGCCACAAACTCATAACTAGAACATGCGGTTTGGTGTGCACTTGAGTTGTCTCACATTGCGATGGTTGCTTGTCTTTCCTCTCCAGCCTTCCACAAGACTTCAGCCAAAGCTGAAACAAGACACTTTCTTCTGGCAGTGTTAGAGGGTCTTAATAATCTGGGAACAAAATAAGATATGAGTAAAAAGCAGGTTGTGGGGGTTTTAAATCATAGTTAATACCAAAAGGCAGAGGCCACAACTCAAAAGCACTCCTTGATGTAAAGGAATGGCTGTAAAAAAACATTCAACTGACTGGAGAATTGCATAGAAAAAAAGGCAATTCACGAGGGATAGCTATGAACTGAAAGCTAACTTACTGAAGGCTGTTTTCAGTGAATTCAGGGTTTTCAAACAGCAGTTTCTTCAAAACAATTACTTGAATGGACGCCAGAACTCCACATGGACCCccctagaaagaaaaaaaaaaaattatgactcATTAAATGGCAAGAACTTAATATAGCAAATAAACTTGTTAAATATAACAAAACTTAATAGAACTGGATGGTTAAAATGACCTTTCGCTGTACAATCCCGTATCTTAGGTCATCTGCATCTGAGAATGTGAAACCCTGATTTCTCCACTCAGCACTGAAACAATTTAAGCTGGAACCAAGAAGAACTGTTTTCAATTCCTAAAgaatagaagaagaaaataagccAAGAATCAAAAACAACCACAGAAACTCTCCCCTGCAGTTTTCTGAAACAGTGCCGTGAATTACCCACCATAGCAGTGTGTTGGTCCATCGGTCGTCGTGCATAGTGACACTCTGCAACAGTCCTCTGAATAGATACTTTAGAGAATTCTtgcaaatcatcatcatcaatgtcATCTGGAAATATAATAAGCATAGACTTAGTCCATCAAGTCAAAAAAAGTCAGTGATTCTGACTTTCTTGTTTGTACTTTCTGCAGGACTTACCCAACACCATGTCCGACGCATCCAAATCAGATACATTTGCTCTGGTCTTTAGTCTAAGATAAAAGACATAATTTTCACAAACTTACCAAGAAAACCCTGGGAAAATGTTTCAACAgtacaaaaaaaactgaatccTCAGTTATTAGTGGAAATATAACAACTTAAAATTATTTACTTCTTTGTGTTCAGGGGGCTTTGTCTTGTTATTCCATAACTGGTTTCACTCTGTATTCTCCCTGAAGCATTTAACAACTCCTTGGCCGAGCTGATACCTGCTGCAGTGCTTTCTAAGCTTTTCTGATTTATGCCAGTCACCAAATGTCCATCCAGAGAAcacttgttttcttcttctcttctgaaCAGCGTCTGGGACGCTTCAACCCTTTGACTCTGTCTTCTTCTGTTGGAGTCCTCAAAGGGTAAATCCAGTTAAAGAATTGATAAGAACGTGAGCAATATAAGATAAAGGAAAAATTTAGGAGCAAAAAGCGCTGTAGTCATTACCTGTGGTGTTGGTCCAACCATCATACCTCGCCTAACTCGGTTAGTTCTGCTTTTTTGAGTGGCCTCATTGATGAAAGCATTTTTGTCTGAGTGTTTTTGGATGATGTTCTCATTGTCCTGTAGGGAAGGCATCCATGGCTGGGATTTTCTGTATTCTGAGTCATGGGCCAACACATCTGTTTGAATATTTCTGGATAGTCTTTCTTGGTCAGACCTGTGAAAGACAGCCCCATTTAAGttcaaaccattttttttttaaaggaaaaatgacacaaatttATGTTTCAAAATTTGAGCAACTGACGTACCCTTTTTGGGAATGTTTAATCGTAAATAAGGGTGGGTTGATCTGATTTGCTTGTGTATCATCCATGATCGATGGTGTTTCTGCAGCGGACACAGCTGTTGACCTGACAGTTTGGACACATATCAGAGGTTTGCTGTCCTCTCCGACGGTCTTGTGACTGTCCAGCTGTTCTATGTGATGTTTCACAATAATCTCCAGTAATGTTTTCAGAGGGAAACTTTGAGCCTGCAAGAACAGaaaagttaaatgcagccttgtCTCTGTATTGCATGTGCAGAAGTACAACCCTTAAGCCCTTAAGATTTACCTTATTCTTTCTGTAGAGGTCCTCTATGTTGAGCATCTGTCTCAGATTTGATCTATTGTTGATACTGAACTCTGTCCGTGGATGCTCTTCATCCATGCAGGCAAGAGTCCTCCCCAATCCctgtaaatcaataaaaacaggtGAGCTGCATTTTACTAAGACTTTGGTGCAAGAGATATTGTTAATTTGGTCACATGTCCTGTTGCTTATGGTTGTCAAATGTTTTTACAAACCAAGTTAAGTGTATCTATGGcgagtactcgagttgtaaaaaaaaatcaggggggatggtggattttatcatatggggacagataatttgtgctgattacaaataatataatatattacaaataatagcactgaccaaaacaactgcagaaatactgcaggaatgacatagcagcagttaaatgcagccttctgtaagctttaaatatccactgggcttacatcaaatacatcaaaacacaacaataaaaaacagttttctgaacttatcaatatgactctgtccttcacaggataagtaaaatggatcactgcaaaaactctagatcttaacaagaatatgtgtcttatttctagttaaaatgtctcattttagtgaaaaaaaatctcattacacttaaaacaagactcatcactggaaaaaacaacaattttcacctgtttcaagtagattttcacttgaaataagtagaaaaatctgccagtggaacaagattattttgcttgtaatgagaagataaatcttgtcccactggcagatttttctacttatttcaagtgaaaatttacttgaaactggtgttatttttctggtgatgactctaaatgttgaaatagcagtaaaaccacattcattgatgaaatgacataagggatggaaaggggggatggcagttttacaggggggatgattttgaccgtttttatttcagggggggatgccatcccccctcatcccccctcaactccagtactgcctatgGCACAGAATCACTATGTCGACTCAAATAACAGGGAGGCTAACaggggatttatggttctgcgttgcaccaacgtagagcctacgccgtagggtacgcggcgacgcgcaacgtacgaagcacgtcgccgcgtaccctacggcgtaagctctgcgtcgatttaacgcagaaccataattcaggcttaacgcgAGCTAGCTGGCTAGGGGTGTTAGCAGTTTTTGCGGTCCACTGTTAAAGAACAGAGTGAGTGTGAGCTGCTTTACCTTTCGGCTCAAATATTCCCGTACCAGAGACGAAGACACTTCTTCAGCAGATGCGATCATAGCGGTAACTTGTCTAGCCTTGCCAGCTGTAGGAAGTCACCAGGAATAGAAGTAGCTGCTCCCGAGGACTTTAGATACAACAGATGTACCGCACATTTAACAGATAGAAAACGTCTAAAAGTATAGATGTGTAGATATAACCATGTCTGAACACTGTGTGAGCTAAGCTGTTCTTCGATGTGAGTTACTATGGTGACGAGGCGCGCAGCCAAGAGTCACACTTCCGGTGTTATGCCAATAATTGCATGCCTGCAGAAAAAAAGCATACACGTGCCCTCCCCttcgcgggagcgcgcacaccCAAAACGTTCTGCTACACTGAAAATAACATATTTacatctgtgatattaacaattaaaaatgaagtttgttgctttacatgaatacatctagttttgaacttaatctgcattttttccttaacaagcagtatttatgttatcccaggcaatcttttcatttacacacaaacaacaagcaatgatcttgttgtatttacttttcctttaacaatttaaatctattgggcagattgaccaacgtttagatgaaacatgctttatttgtttaagtagaacaccacagtaaaaaatatcttgcttgatctactttaaaaaagtttttaaactttttcgcatgagatttttatgtagatcaagaaagactagtctttgtataaactactactactttttagTGTGTACAAAGTTCGTTTGCAAGtcaagtcaacttaattttagcaagtaaagtcaacttgataataacacaattaagttgactgtacttataaaatgtattatttacatacaaaaaattagcaagatcaagcacaatatttgtatcagtgtaacAGCACGGCTCGACAGTGCGATCCTGTTTATAAAAGATGACATGTCTATAATTCCCCGAAGTTGTTAGATATCAGTGGCTATGACTCGACGTTATATTTCTGAAACTGAAGGGGGCAACATAATTCTCTTCCAAACAACCTGTAAATGTattcaagtttaaaaaaatgtcaaattgaTAACTTACCACCCTCTGCCGTAAAATGCATTCTTCAAAAAATggcctttttcccctttttttttttttttttttttttaacagtatttggGCCTAGCACATTCttggtcttgttttttttttcagtaagtAGAAGATGTACAGGCACATTTGTGGTTTGGACCTGAGTCAGCTACTGCTCTTGAACAaagggaattcatgaaaaatggtggtgaaaaaaaaacaacctaacaTTCTGTTTGGATTTAATTGACAATTTCTCCGTCTTTACGATACCGTAAAAATGTTACACCTTTCCTAACTCTTACTAACTTTACTGATTTAAACTGTTCCATCAACAACACTCATTCTAATCCTTCTTTAATATCATGGACAATAAAGTCATATATATTCTACAGATTAGGGTTTGTATTTATTAAGCACAGTGTTTTACTAAACCTGGTGTGTCCAAAGTTTCAACTTTATTGCATTCTTCAACTGTATGCACACTGTCTTGTATTGTAGAATCCTCATGTCTGCATTTATGCATTCATTAattaaactgtgtttttaaagtgttttttaaagtgtaaagtgtttttaaatcaaGTTCCAATTTCAAAATTTAGGAAAAAAATGTAGATATTTCATTAATGATCACATGGCCTCTCTACTGTCATATAGCGTTGGCATGACTGTGATAACAATTACACTGGATTTGAATCGGACAGATTGGTTCACATCCTTTTTCCACACTCCCAAGACACATGTATAAAATTTTCAGAAATTGTATGAACTATTTCAAGAAACATTTTCATCCACCTGTGTATAAAAGGACAAATGTACGATAATATGATTGTAATCTGTCCTCAATCAAGTTAACAGTGTAGTCTACATTGTAGACTTCTCTTTGTCCAATAATTACTGCATCAATTAATTTCCCCATAGGGATAAACAAAGTATTAAATTCTAATTTGAATTAAACATAAACTGATATAAAAGAAATAGTGTTTAATGGTTCATAATATAAACGGTGCAACAACTATTCCCTCCAGGTTAAATGCAAACCTTTGTCCTTTCCAACATGCACCAGAGCCATTGCTTTTGGGTGCTTATCCTGCAGGTTAACCTAATAAAAAGTCCCTAGCTGTGGATGCACTTCCTTAATCCTTTGGAAAATGTCATTAACACAAGATGATGTTCAATAGGAAGTCTGACttagacttataataaaaaataacaaaaaagcaTGACTGTGTTTGAAAAACTTAAATGTATTGTCTCCTTTCTTTATTTGTCTAATTAACTTGAATTCATACCTTCACTTGTCTTTTCAAATGTACTGTACTTGTAAAGAGTATAATGTAGGGCAAAACACCATGTTTTATAAGTTCATGTGTTTTGTGCTCAGAAATGCAGGCGTTTAGAGTAAGTATTAACTAAAGGTGTCAGATAAATCATGGAAACAAATTATTGATCTACTTCCTTCTGAGACAAAATTGAGTCGCAGTGAAAAGTTACAAGTAAAGTTTGTATATAACAATATTTCACCATTAGTATTAGTTAATTTGTTATAATGAAGATCCATAACCAAGAAAAAGTAATTGAAATACCAAAACCCTTCTCCATGATATAATCTCAAATCTAAGTACAGTTACCTGCTCTGCCTTGTTTCCAAGTTCCTGTCCGGTGAAGAAAGGTGGAAAGTTTTAAAAGCATCTAGATTAATAACAACTTCAACAACTGTGCAATGTCTTTAGCTGTCATGTGAAAAGTTTGATAAATATGATCTTCTTTAACTGTTAAACTGATCTTGATCATGTCCTTGTTGTTCCCGTGTGACATTCACAGGTGCTTTGGTTTCCTGATGTCAGCCACCTTAACATTTACAGGACAATTTAACTACTGATGCATCTCAAGGAAAAATGTCAGCAGAAGACATGTCATTTTTTCAGTGCATGTCACAAGAAAAGACATCATAGTAATAGTTTAGTTCATtttattaaaacatgttttctatttatAGTAAATGACAAACATTCAAGACTAACCTACTCAGTATTCATAATCAAACAAGTATCAGGTTGCCCTGGACAATTGTACCATCAGTATTATGCCTaggccaaaaaagaaaaatagggtaggtgcataaaaaaaaaaagtttttaggtGTTGCACATGAAAATCGTGATGAACTCATGTTTTTGTTCCTGCCATATCAGAGTCAACCGTACCTTTAATGACCACTGAAAGAGTTATCCCCCAATAATACCAGGCATGGACCACAGACTACAAAAACATACTGATTAATGCAAACTATGCTGAGAAGTGGTAAAGCTCCCAGATTATATGaatgattttttaaatttatattaTTAAATTATATTGATGATGTCAACATCATACATTCTTACTAATCGCAACACATGAAGTGTGATATTTACAGAGCTGCAACACACTTCTAGATTAATGGCATCACAAGTGTTGTTCTGGCCTTGCAGCAAAGATTCTCCCAAAGTTTAGTGCAACCATTGGCGTGGGAACAAGAGTCATCTCTGTTTTGGCACATTCATCCAATGTTCTGGCAGGGAGCGCAACTTGATGACTAAACAATACGTAAACAACATCTACAATTGTAGTTTGTGTCTATGTGTGCTGTGTATTCCTCCCTTGGGAATGCTCAGCATAGGTTCCCCCCCCTCTACTGTCTGACCATAGCATGAGGGACAATGTTTTATAAAAGAAGTGGAAGACAACAGTGGAAATCTCCATAATGTGGAAGGGCGTCAGTAGTCATAAGCTGCAAGAAAGAAACAGAAGAGCAGTTATCCACATCTGCTTTTGGGCCTGAGCTCACGAAGAATGGGAGCATGCGATCCACTTCGTTAAAAGAGTCGAATTCCAGAGGTGATGTATCATGCAGACATGCAGTCACACCAAAGTGGTCTTACTTTCAATTGTGAGGATACATGTACTTGCTGCTGTGCCTCTGCTGTTCACAGCCTTGCACATGTACTCTCCCTCATCCTCTGGGAAGGTCTCCGGCAGGTACAGGCAGGATGTCTCTCCTCTTTCAATGTACTGATAGTCCTCACAGTCCTGGAGCATCTCTCCTTCAAACCACCATGTCACCTCCGGCTTTGGCTCCCCAGTGATCTTAACGGTGAACCGAACTGGCTCCGTATCCACCACCGACTGATTCTTAAGGGGCTTTTTAAACCATGGAGCCCCTGACCTGGCATGATCTTCCTCATCTTCATAAGCCGCAGAGCCATTGACAATGCTCCCCTCGTCCTCCCCCTCATCCTCTTTTTTCTGGAAACAAACAGAGACTCTTGTCCGGTTCAAAGCAACATTGAAACAAACGCTTGCCTCACTCTAAGGCATAAAATTGTTCATGATATTTTACTTGGTCATAAAAGTGATGGGATTTACCTTCTGGAGGGCAGCATCTATCTCCTGCTGCTCAAACTGCATTCTCTGCAGCTTCTGCTCCTCTACCCTTCTCcgttcctcttcctctctggcTTTGGCCATTTGTTCAAATCGGGCTCGCATGTCCACCTTATGTTTAAAAGGTGACTCCTCAGACCTCACTGGAGTGGtttctccttcctcctcctcctgaaaCCCAGTCATTTTATCTATTTCATTTATATTAACTGACAGCATTCTCAGTCAAATTATCCAAGCAAAGTGCTTCATTGTACAAATGACACCTGCACTCATTTATACACCACTTTTGTGATCATGGAGGATgcccttaataataataataataataatactgtcatttagcagacgcttttaacCAAAGCACTTACATCTGAGCGAACAAACCCActgggagcaattagggttaagggccttgctcaaggGCCCAAAGTGGTTCAACTTGTTGCCatttgaacctgggtcctccagagctaagccctcctctgtagccactagactaccactctgGTTGCCCTTCTAACATTTCCTCCCCAATCCTGAGCTAGAGCTACGAAAAGGTACATCACTGCATGGCGTTTCTTACCAGCTGGAATCTCTCTGCTTCTCTCAGTTTAATCTCATCATCAACGGCCTTCCTCCGTTCTCGCTCCATCCCAATTTTTTTCTGAATCTCCTCCTCCCTCAGCTCCTTGATCTTCTCAAACTTGGACTTGAGATGTTTGGCCTGAATGGAGCCGGTTCGCTTTAGCTTTGTTAGCTCCTCGTATTCTTTGCTTACAGTATCAGAGCTTTCATTTACTTCATCCTGTGAAACATAAAGACAGTGGACATCATTTACTGAATTCATTTTCATGCTTTGACACTGAAAAACACTTGTCCTTGGCGTAGGCAACTGAAGAAATGTAAGGAGCCAAAAAACCCACAAATAACAGCATGTTTTGGCAATTAAAAGACTGACCTCGCCCATCTCTTGTTTGAGTTGTTCATATTCCTGCTTCTCCTGCTCCATTTTCTTCTTGCGCTCCTCTGCTTTGCGTCTTCTCTcggtttcctccttctcctttAGCAGCTCCTCAAAGTTCATCTCCAGCCTTCTGGGGTATAGCGCTTCCTGAGACTCACTCTTCACCAAActttcatcatcgtcatcatctaaCACCTGCAACATAATAACCCACAAAACAGACACCAAAGTTAGCGAGTAAACTAAATAACTTGCAtactatattttatatattttagacAATATCCATCCAATAATAATACAGTTATTATTAGTTATACAGCCAGCAAACAACCAAACAGGGACAGTGTTATAGTGCTGTTCAAGTCAACATGCACGCAAAAtgtacattaaaaaataaatacataaaaaaatcatTATTGTGCGCAGAACTTTCTACCTTGGTTTTTATAGGTTATATGTTCTAAATATCTgcatgtgtttttgttgttgattttttctttttagtcaaAGATATTGTACATTTAAACTGATATATATCTTACTGTTTCATGTCCAGAGTTTTCCTGATCCAGCCCCAGGTTCTTAAAGAAATCATTTGAACAAGAGAACAGCAGAGCATATGTACTCTTTGAGCCCATTAGAAATGTGTGTCTcacattgaaataaatgaaatgatgattttaaaaaagacatcTGTTATATAGGGTGGTTAGTTCAGTGTACATAAAAATCCCTTCTGTaagtataaatatattttaccaATTAAATATTTCTAGAATTTaaacattgaaaatattttcaattcaattattGAAAATAAAGTGAAGGAGTTTATATGCAACTGTTTGTGTATCTTTTTGTGTTAAACTCCTGgtctttttttatatgttttcaaaaatcatgttATAGTTCAGgttttttccctgtttttgaACAAAATCAGGCAGAGCAGCAGCAAATGAAGTTAAATCTGAATAACACATTGCTCCATCTGGTTAGTGGTTTATCTTTTTGTCTGGGAGCCGGTAAACTTACCATGTTCTTTCGGGCCTCAGCGAAGAGCCTCTTTTCCTCTTCCAGTCTCCTCTtggcctcctcctctttcttccgCTGCTCCTCCTCTCGCCTGTTTCGCTCCAGGTCCTCGAAGCTGACGCATATCTTCCCAGGTTTGCTGCCCTCCAGGTTCACCAAGGCCATCAGTGCCTCATCATCCTCTTCTACAAGCTAGGTAAAACACAAAAGGATTGACTACTTTACAAAAGATGTGGCCAAGTTCACAGATATTTTGTAAGCTTTATTCACCTTTAAAGCATGATGAGTCTGAAACAACACAAACTCAATATGCTTTAAGACTTTTCATCTGATGACAGCTGGGCTAGTCACTCACCACCCTGAATTGTCAGGTCATTGAATAGTCTATAGTGAATAGTGTGGTTTCAGCTTCTCATTGATCTCCCtagcttatttttatttagctcTCATTTATCCTGTTTTTGGATTATGAGAGTGAACATAATTCATGTATAGCCTATTTTTCTCTTTACTATGGAAGTTcaagggggtctgctggagctacACCCTGCACATGTCACGAGTCCATCCATATTCGATCATTTACTCTGCATTTTCATTCTTCACCTTGACACCATAGTTTTACAAGTCTTACATTAAATCATTACCACACCGTTTAAGCTTACTGACCATGCTCTTCCTGGCTTCAGCAAAAGCTCTTCTCTCCTCCACCATTCGCCTCTTGGCCTCCTCCTCTGCTTTCTTGCGCTCTTCTTCCACCCTTTGCCTTTCTAGCTCTTCAAAGCTCATTCTCAGTTTTCCAGGGCGGAAGTCCTCGTTGTCTTCCTGAACTGGCTGGCTGCTGTCCTCATCCTCTCCCTGATAAGACACAAGTGCATTGTTTAAACTGATTAAGTCAACTCAACAACACAACTAATatacactaggaatgggcgatattttaccgttcacgataaaccgccaaaaaaattcctcacgataagaatttgtcatctcgcggtaaaaacgataaattcccgttgatgatgtttttgtgtaaagctgattcatggttctgcgttaaatccacgcacaacgtacgtgaaggaaggaaggaaggaaggaaggaaggaaggaaggaaggaaggaaggaaggaaggaaggaaggaaggaaggaaggaaggaaggaaggaaggaaggaaggaaggaaggaaggaaggaaggaaggaaggaaggagagagcaggaggaaagaaggaaggaagggaaaaaggaaggaaggaaggaaggaaggaaggaaggaaggaaggaaggaaggaaggaaggaaagaaggaaagaaggaaagaaggaaggaaggaaggaaggaaggaaggaaggaaggaaggaaggaaggaaggaaggaaggaaggaaggaaggaaggaaggaaggaaggaaggaaggaaggaaggaagaaaggaagaaaggaagaaaggaagaaagataaattcccattgatgacgtttagtagtattcagaattattttagagcagtgatttgggggctccaaagactgaatgtggtgatagatttattgttacaaaggtgg encodes:
- the mindy4 gene encoding probable ubiquitin carboxyl-terminal hydrolase MINDY-4, whose amino-acid sequence is MIASAEEVSSSLVREYLSRKGLGRTLACMDEEHPRTEFSINNRSNLRQMLNIEDLYRKNKAQSFPLKTLLEIIVKHHIEQLDSHKTVGEDSKPLICVQTVRSTAVSAAETPSIMDDTQANQINPPLFTIKHSQKGSDQERLSRNIQTDVLAHDSEYRKSQPWMPSLQDNENIIQKHSDKNAFINEATQKSRTNRVRRGMMVGPTPQDSNRRRQSQRVEASQTLFRREEENKCSLDGHLVTGINQKSLESTAAGISSAKELLNASGRIQSETSYGITRQSPLNTKKLKTRANVSDLDASDMVLDDIDDDDLQEFSKVSIQRTVAECHYARRPMDQHTAMELKTVLLGSSLNCFSAEWRNQGFTFSDADDLRYGIVQRKGGPCGVLASIQVIVLKKLLFENPEFTENSLQLLRPSNTARRKCLVSALAEVLWKAGEERQATIAINSGTNHFIASGQYRSEGVLEKIICLIVDNFKDLQLILEQHIEQFETGTLGCILLTISAVLTRSIEKVREDMDMPTSTLIGAHGYCTQELVNLLICGKAISNVFDGDLELNSGSSNTTLLKGIKSHCDVGFLSLFEHYNVCKVGAYLKTPTYPIWVVCSESHFSVLFSLQRELLTNEDKSLEFDLYYYDGLANQQEEIRLTVSVGKSTQSLQEIDNDLIPPLDLCIRTRWKDAVVDWNDTEPLL